One genomic segment of Drosophila willistoni isolate 14030-0811.24 chromosome 2R unlocalized genomic scaffold, UCI_dwil_1.1 Seg200, whole genome shotgun sequence includes these proteins:
- the LOC6643633 gene encoding damage-control phosphatase ARMT1: MAFQYQLGTLGRQSVRSNISEYLDVPTPRHSLLSGRFKQSFAYLTLRTRMPGIMQQIIQHLVNNRVYLEEEYGREVLKDINSIVDALERLKMELNRDRQFQLFRGNEPDKAEWNAFISELPKLKRTYFRACWLHAECYIYRRIYSFFENSKLLNGYDYFADLKREDLEISERAMNALTLATRGLPKNYEAFSKLMRINLWSNHYEIQLNAFVFSQDENRSKNHHENETTIDVLAQVADLDRNLLIDDSILIWNCLIKSKALCKDDVIVDLICDNGGFEFFTDMLLMEYLIDNGLATKVRLHVKAIPWYISDLTRNDVEWTINFLINHPSEMLSNLGRKWHKLMKDRKILVAPESYFWTGPQSYFVMVDSNLELYKLLSTAKLCIFKGDLNYRKLLGDYIWDSTEEFITCLRGFRPANICAMRTVKCEVVCGLPEGKADQLLKTDPQWMISSAYGLIQYTDALKCGCGLIGGTSTECSIHSIGRNSHCVMRLHKNKGT, encoded by the coding sequence ATGGCGTTTCAATACCAATTGGGCACGCTCGGCCGGCAATCGGTTAGATCGAACATAAGCGAGTACTTAGATGTGCCCACGCCACGGCACTCGTTGCTATCAGGACGGTTCAAGCAGAGTTTTGCCTATCTAACACTCAGGACTCGAATGCCCGGCATAATGCAACAGATCATTCAACATCTGGTGAACAATAGAGTGTATTTGGAAGAGGAATATGGCAGGGAAGTGCTTAAAGATATAAACTCGATAGTGGATGCCTTGGAACGATTAAAAATGGAACTGAATCGCGATCGTCAATTTCAGCTATTTCGTGGTAATGAACCAGATAAGGCAGAATGGAATGCTTTTATATCGGAGCtaccaaaattaaaaagaacaTATTTTCGGGCTTGTTGGTTACATGCCGAATGCTATATATATCGAAgaatatattcattttttgAGAATagcaaacttttgaatggttaTGATTATTTTGCCGATCTGAAGCGTGAAGATCTAGAGATAAGTGAAAGAGCAATGAATGCCTTGACTTTAGCCACACGAGGATTACCCAAAAATTATGAAGCCTTTAGTAAATTGATGCGTATCAATTTGTGGAGTAATCACTATGAGATACAATTAAATGCATTTGTCTTCTCACAAGATGAGAATCGTTCGAAAAACCATCATGAGAACGAGACGACGATTGATGTATTAGCTCAGGTGGCAGATTTGGATCGAAATTTATTGATAGATGATTCAATTTTAATATGGAATTGTCTAATAAAATCCAAAGCCCTATGTAAAGATGATGTCATAGTGGATCTGATTTGTGATAATGGTGGATTTGAGTTCTTTACGGATATGTTACTTATGGAATATCTAATAGACAATGGCCTGGCCACAAAAGTTCGTTTGCATGTTAAGGCCATACCCTGGTACATTTCAGATCTTACTCGAAACGATGTGGAATGGACAATTAACTTTTTAATAAACCATCCCTCCGAAATGTTATCAAATCTAGGTCGCAAATGGCATAAGCTAATGAAAGATAGAAAAATTCTCGTTGCGCCTGAATCATATTTTTGGACTGGACCTCAATCGTATTTCGTAATGGTCGATTCTAATTTGGAGCTATATAAACTATTGAGCACCGCCaaattatgcatatttaaGGGTGATCTTAACTATCGTAAGCTATTGGGCGATTACATTTGGGATTCAACGGAAGAGTTCATCACATGTCTGCGTGGCTTTCGGCCAGCCAATATTTGTGCCATGCGAACTGTAAAATGTGAAGTGGTCTGTGGATTGCCCGAAGGTAAAGCCGATCAGTTATTGAAAACCGATCCACAATGGATGATATCGAGTGCCTATGGTCTAATTCAATATACAGATGCCTTAAAATGTGGTTGTGGCTTAATCGGAGGAACGTCTACCGAATGCTCTATTCATTCTATTGGTCGGAACTCTCACTGCGTTATGCGTTTGCATAAAAATAAAGGTACCTGA